ACCTTACCATGTGTCTGCGCAATATTGTTTGACTCTTCATGTATTTGAGACAGAACTCGCACATATAGAGGCGTCCCAGCCGAGCATACTCCTCTGGATATGGTGAATGATACCAGGTGTCTAGCTCATAACGGCCAAAGGCGATTGTTTTAATCATGTTGCTGCCTTCTGTGATCTGGCCCTGAAGCCGCAACTTCTCCTATCAGCAGAAGAAAGAGGGAATGtaataaaagaaagagaaaaataaacgCTTATGTCCTTTTTTGAGCCTCTTCCACACCCATCCTACAAAACGTAGAACCACAAGGAACCCTTCCATGCTTACCCTCTAATCTGATACATATTAACAAGTTTCTTTTCATGCTGAGATGGCATTTGATCTTCAGGACCTTGCATCACTAAATCTTACTTGATATTATGAACTTCAAAGCCAATTTACCCTCCATACTATCTAGTTTCTCATTCCCACAAAGGAAAAAGGGCAACTGATCATTCAGATCAAGGTGGCCCCAAGCTACCATCACAGACCATCAAAATTACTTCTGAATCAGCTTgcaagggtgggaagaggcaTCTCAAGAAGCCCTTATCAGTCTAGCTTAAGACAGTTCTGATCTTCAGGATGGCAGTGAATAGGCTGACCTCCTGCAAAGCATTTCAAGCTCTCAACTCAGTCAGTCCTCAACTACTATTTCATTGTGTGACAGTATTGTCTATTTTGCCCAGAAATACTTTGATTTTCTCTGACACGAGGAAAGCTGCAAAGGAACACTTGATAAATTGGACTGAATCACTCTCGTCTCAGAGTTCTTGCCAGCATAAATGCTGCAGACTGGGAACATTCAGCTCTTAGAAAAGCAAAGGCAGCTGTTATCAGACATGTTAAGGGCTAGGAGTCTCACCAGGTCTTCAGAGGCCCGTGCTTGTGCTCTTCTGAAAAGCTCGAGGTCATACTCGCTAGTCAGGTTTTCCAAGAGGGGTTCTCTGGTGTTGCCATATGTTTGTCTGTGTTCCTGAAACAATTAAGTATTAGACACTTTCAACCACTGAGTGATCTATCTATGCCAACCGTGGGATACTGAATGCCATGGCCTTTTTAGCCCAGCACTCTGAAGAATAAGTGGAAAGTCAAGTCTCCAGTTGCTTGTGGTCTACTGGAGAAAGGAACTAAAGAAAAAAGTGCTGCCATACCATGTACTTTTCTTTCTGCTCTTTGGTTAGTCCTGCGTTCCTTTTCTTCCTCAACTCTGCTACTTTCTCTTTGTACCGCAGTTGTCTCTCTGTTGGCGCCTGAAAGAGGGAAGTTGGCAACAGCTGACGCACTTCACTTGCTTCAGACACTACCCACAACCTTTCAATTCTAAAGGACTCAACCATTCATATGTTCTTGCCTCCATCAAGTCTTTCTCCCAGAAGGGTATGTAGAATTGACTGCACATCACTAATAGTTAGAGAGGGCAACATGAAATCACAAGGCAACATAAAGTAATGAGCGGAACATGGTGATGTCATTCCCAGGATCCAGCGGCCTGCACTGGCAGCGCCTCTAGACTTTACAGTTCTACTGTCCCCACTGTGTCTTCTGTATGGGAGTTGTTAAAGACCTGCTGGCTGTAGGACTGGAGGGTGGAACAGCCCCATGGGCAGGAACAGCTGCTGGCACAGGGTGCTGGTTCCTTGGTGCAGCGGTACCACATTCCTCTCCTTTGGCCACagaagctctttggagcagaggCCTGCGGATCAGTGGATATCAATTTCTATCTGTGGCTATCTACATTGGCAGGTAGAAATTTGTATGTGCGCAGGACACTACAGATTTGTCAGGAAATGCACATGCAAAGAAGGGACATTCTTTATTTCTATCCCAAACTCATCTGCTTCTTGTTTTGGGACTGATGTGTACTTGCAGAGAACATATTCTGTCTCTTACAGGTTCTATCATGTGCACAAAACAGACTCAGTTCAAACTTGTTACAAAAGAGACAAACCTAGAACTGAAATCTAGTGTCCAGAATTTGAGAAGCATAGACCACTGAAGGCTCTCTCTTTGGTTTAGCAGAAGGTAGACTGACCAATGCATTTCTGTAGAAATGCATTTGTCCTGCATCTCAATAAGTACATATAGTCAATAGTTACTTAGAACAGCCACATCTTATTTTCCACAATTGTAACAGACTATGGAATGTGGCTAGCAAATGTCCAGTAGTTTCATGAGAAACTAGGGTTTGTGCTGCTCAAAACACTCATCTTGTGATTATAAAGGACTAGCCCATGCACAAAAAAATCAGAGATGGAGGATAAAACTGCCCAAGGACTAGCTCAAAAGCCCATCTCAAAGATCCATCAGGGAGAAGAGCGCAACagttccagaccaaactgaggtTTCACACCTGGAATTGTGAAACAATGTTTATTTAGAGAATGCAGCATACCTGATGTCTGGTGGCATGCCTGTTGTTGTCATCCTGTCTGTGGGACAGCATCCTCTCCTCAATCTGTTTATCTCGACTCTGGGCTCTCACCTGGAAATCAGAACGAATCCCTCAAAGTACCCGAGGAGTCTTTTTCAGGTCCCCCTTGAATTGCAGTATACAGAATACACATTGTCACACAGTTATGTGCTGTTGTTTCATATCTGAAGTGAGACTACACTTGGAGCATAACAACTGTCTATTTAACCCTAGGGTATTAATGACAGGCCTTGAAATCTTGTACCACAAAAGCCgaatgaaaacagaagaagaaaagagttacCTTGCACTCATCTGCTGAGAGATTATGATATAATGGGCATCCTGATATTGAGAAGTGTCTCTCATGCTTCCCTGTTAAGTGTCCTGTAGAGAACCAGGGGAGAAAAATCTTACAATCAGTAAAAAGAGCCAATGATTAAAGCATCTTTAGatcaggtggttaaacactatggctgtatttcaaaaagaGGCTAAATAAATGTATTACCAATAAAACAGGATGAAAAATCTCATGATTCAAGAGATAAGCTGTAGGGACCAAAAAGGAAACCCAAATAAACACTCTACACCACATCATCATGTTAGATCACTTTCCTTCCTCATATCCTGCTTCTTACCTCAAGGACCCTCTATCTTCCCCAAGCCTTCATGTTGATGACCCATTTTCTTTCTGATAGATCACTTCCCTTCTACATGTGATCATTCCCCTTGTACTCTCACCCCTCTACTGCAAGGTGCAACACTTCCAACAAAATTTACTAGGATTGGAACCAACAAATTTCATTGATGTTCCACCCAGAATACAGAAAGACATCACTGTAGACAAGGttttatcattttgttttaaCATGAATTTACTGCTGTGGTGCCCTCTGAGGTGTTTGGCTTCATCCATAAGGATAATCAGAAGGCTGCACGAGAGAGAGTGAGCGAGCAAGCACAAGAGCGTGCGCAtgcgtttgtgtgagagagagagagagagtgcagagaccacagaccagataaggacAGAACACACCCAGCCACGTTTATTGGAGAGCAAAGAATAACAACTGTTGTCAAGTACACTCTACTGAACCACTGGGCGTATGTACTTGTCACAATGTAATGACTCAGTAAACGGAAAATTTCTACTGCCCCGTAGGTCATACAAAGACTGTCCCCCTAGACATCACTGTatatacagatacaaacaaaccACACCTCTCTGCTCATGTATCAGGTGGCCACCCTCCAAGGCTAGATACCACCTATCAACCTGTACCTCATGGTTTGATTAGATCAtctatcatgctgtcattttagacccttttctgaacctgggtctgtatctgttGGGAGTTGGTACCAATGTCTTTTTTAATAAGCTGGTGACACCTTGTGATTTCAACCTATGATCTGtgccaattattgttctgcacctcAGCCTCCTACCAATTAATGTTTTGTACTTTCTGCCCTGTTGTGTCAAGTTCCATTATCAGAGGCTTGCCTTCTGCTTACAGCTTAGCTTTATTTTATGTTAGCCATGTTTTGTTCATTGTTGCTAGGCCTCAGGTCTCAAACCAGGCCCGTGCTGTATGGGCTTATGCCTTCATCTTACTATAAATCACGTTTGTCCACAAAGCAGGCAAAGTTCAGACAGCAGCAGGACAATCTACCTCCACACCATTCTGCCTCAATATTGGCACACTTTGACCAGAAAGTGAAAAAAGGTATTTCAAACTCCACAGCCCATTCAGTTGCTCTCTTTGCTGAGAAACTATTAAAACAGGACAAACAAAGTTTGTGTAGTAAGAAACTGAAGCAAGATCAAAATTATATCCACATATGCCAAACAGCGGCATGATTTACTACTAATAGACTGGAGCTCAACTACTGGCCTAGGAGTTAAAAAGATTTCATAGTCTATCAATTTTCCacaagcccagctctgaagagaaTTTAGCAGAAATTCAGAGCTTTTTGTACAAGTGGTAGTGCATGTTGAGAACTCCCTGGAAACTGGCAAAATCAGCATTGTAACCATCCATTCTCAGACTTTTGTTCTCCACACCATCCTCAATCATTCTGGTCAAAAGAGATCCCTGGAAAGCACGTACTGTTGGTCTGTTCCATTCCCCAAAAGTGGTTTTCTGCTTCGGTGACTCAACAAATACCCCAGTCCCAACAAAGTGCATGCTTCTGAGACACGCAACTCCACCCAGTGAGGTTCTCAACCCTATGAAACATGGGCCACTGATCCCAATGTCAGAAATGGAAGGGAGATGAACTAATCTTGGAGATCACTTTACCCAGGGAGTTGCAACCAGGAGTGGGACACTTCATGTTGAAGTTGTAGCTTTCATGGAAGCGGCGGCGCTTGGGGCGATGAGACAGGTCACTCCCAGAATCCTTCATGGACATGTCCTTGGCAATGCTCTCATCATGGGACACATTTGGACTGGATATGTCTATGTCAGACTCCGAAGAAGGGGCATTCCCAGTTGGGGTGCGTGGTGGAGACTCATCATGGTCCACTGCATTTTTAGTATCTGAACAAGAGTTGAGACATTACAGATTTGCAAGAAGAAAAGGTTACGAAGTAATTAATTGATTTCACAGGACACACAGCCAAGTGCTGCAAACCCTCGTTCTTAGAGCCTTACATTAAAAGCTTTGTCTCAGAGGGCTGGTCTCCAAGAGAGAGCACATCCCCCAGCTGACCACATCCCCAAAGTACTCCAAGCCAAATCACACCGCCATACCTCTATCAGAAAAGTCGACCACTTGCTCTGTTTCTGATCCAGACGAGCGGGTCTGTCGTAGGGGGTATTTTTTTGGAGTAACAGGTGCTGGCTGTTGTTGACTGCGGGTCACCCTCCTAGTAGAATATGCAGGCtcctctgtgccaaaggatggaGGATTACGAACTGGGCtggaatctagtttaataaaaaaATACAGTTTAATGGAGACCAACCACTGCTGATCACTAAACATCTTTAATCATCAGATGGAACACGCTTGTTTACACAATGCATCCTGGCAATGTCTTTATTCCTTTCCCTGGCACGCCTGTGTTCAATGAGAGAAAATAATTAACAGGCTTAATTAACTGAAGGTGTGGATTCACTATAATTCCCTTCAGTATTAAAAGCAAGGGTACTGTGACTGGCCAGCTGCATTTCATTGGACTAGGAAGAAAGGGATTTACCCTGAGAACTCTGACTGAGCCTAGCTGTGGAGCGGGTCACGCGGGCAGATCGTCGTGATGTGCCATCGCTTTCAGAGCTGTCTGTGTGTTCAGGATCTGTAGAGAAATCGGAGTCTTCGGTTCCATCTGAGCTACTGCCTGCGTTCCTCTGTAACACCACAGACCCAGACATTAGCATAAGAATGAGTACTTCTACTCTTAACTTATATTAATATTAAATTGAAGAGAATATTTGATACTAGAAAGATTATTTCAAtagacaaaaaaaccccaaaactaatGAGACTTAGGTAGTTGCCTTCGGAGGAAAGCTCACTTTAATATGATAAACATGAGATATTAGATAGCACCATCCATAATACAGAATTTTTGCAAACTGATCGTGTCTGAAAAACTATAAAGAACACAAATTTAATTTTGTGAAGAATGTACTTGAAGTTCCAAGCAGTTCAGATATTGTCTTTGTAATTTAACACAAGTTATTTCACACAGACTACCGTAATTCTGGGCATTCACTGAACCATACACATATGTAACATTGTTTACCTTTGAAAAGATACCTTTACCATTGAAAGCATGCTGCAAGAAAGTGAAACAGTGGAGCCAAGACCCTCTGTATCCTAGTGATGAGCAAGCCTGGGCAGATTTAGCAGCACAGACAAGAGCCCAGGTCTACAAATATCATGATCAAATAACCATTCGCTTGCCCCACTGGGGCAGGCTTTGAGACCCACAGTAGGAAAGATGTGAAAAGCAGCCCAGGACAGATTGCACATGCAGAATTTCATGCCACGGCTGGTTGATGAATGCAGGTGTATCATGCTTTGTCTTCCAGAGGCTCCTATATACAGGAAGTCCCATATATACACCGTGAAGTGGGGAGAGAAGGAAGATGAAGGAGCCCAAGAAAATCTGAGGAGGTATGGGGTAGCTGATGAAGTCCACCAAGAGAGAGCTTTGGCAGTCCACAGTGGTGCGGTGTAGAGGGGGACAACGGGGGAGAGGTGAGCTAAAGCAGTGTTTGGGCAGTAGTACAGCAGGAATAGCTAAGCAGCCCAGTGTGGATACGTGTGATAGAGCATGAAATCCGTGAGGAGAAATCAGGCAAGGCGAAGGAGGGCACCTCGACAGCCGCCCGGGGAGAGCGGAGGCGGTCGGGCCGGGTGGGTAAAGGGGAGCATGGCGGGGTGCTGATGCgcgaagggaggcagagagagcaGCAAGGCAGTTCGGTGTGAGGTGGCTTGGGGAGCACGGGGCAGCGAAGGCTGCTCTAGAGGGAAATACAGCAACCtgagggggcagggcgggggaatGGTTCGAGATATCGCGGTGAGACGCGCTGAAGAGGGGCACGCGGGGGCTTGCCAGGCacggaggagcaggaggagatgaAGGCGGGCGGGCGGCCGGTGAGGAAATCACCCACTACGCCCTCGTCTCGGCCGTGGGATACCTCTTACATCCCCGCCGCTTTGTTTTGCGCTCGCGGGCTTACGATCGCTCCCTCCGCGCGCCCCACCGCCTAGTCCAACCAATCGTGATAGGAGAGGGGCGGGGCGTATAGTAActctcaccaatagaaacacgcgCGAGAAAGAAGCGCGGCCCTACGGCATGACTGACGAGGTACGTCTGCCAATCAGCATGCCCCTTGCTGCCACAGACACAGCCACTCAGGGAAGACAGACTGAATGGGACAGAAGGGAGAGGGAACTGGAGAAACAAGGCACGCGTGGGAACGGCCACAGGGGGCGGAGACGGGCAGCCATGAAGTCCAATCAGTGCCCAACTGAACCATGAGGCGCAGCCAATCAAAGACTAAATCTACAAGCGCTGTCCAATGAGAAAGACGAGAGGGCGGGACGTGCCctgagagcgggggaggggaagacGCGACCGTTGAGCCGATGAACGATAGCAGCTATAGCCAATCAGGACTCAGCAGGCTTTAACGGGGCACCATTCAGGTTGCAAGATGGGCGGGTGCAAGGGGCTGAAGGCCGCTATTTTCACTCGGTTTTcacggctggagggggctgtTCGGTGGGGAGAAATAAAGGCAAAGCAGATCtcaccccctccctctctccagggcCTCTCCCGCCTTCCCGGCCCTCTACGCACCTTCCTGCGCGGCATccgtggtgggggcgggggcagcgaggGCGCTTGGTCTCCCGTGCCCCCGGCCCGGGACGCGGCGGTGGCCGCCGCGTTAGCACCGCTGGGCTCCGTGGTGACGGCCGTGTCGCTAGGTCTGTCTCGCTGACGGTCGCTGCGCGCCAGGCCGCTCCTCCACCGCCCCCAGAGCCCGTTCCCAGCCAGGTCCCTCACGCTTCCGCCGGGACACGATCCACACCCCTGTCACGTGACTCGCATCGAGCCTCACGCTAGCTGCCGGCGCCATCTTGGATTCGGACAGGTAAGGAGTCAGGCTCGATTAGCGATGAAGCTGGTGGTGGCCATTTTGGATGCGGGCCCGGCCTTTTCCGAGGGCAGGGTTACCCGCCATCTTGGTTCAGGGCATTAAGAAGGCGCCGGCTCTATGGAGGCTTGACGTTCGAAGGGGCGTTTGGAATTCGGACACGATGCTGCCCAATAAGGCCTGGTGTCTCTGAACCCCTGAGCCGCCATTTTGGCTGCTGGCAATAGACCTCCGCTGGTTTAGCGGTGAGTATCGCTGATTTGCCTTTGGGGCACGGGGAGTTAGGAGGGTCCCACGCCGCCGATGCTCCACCAGGCCCGTCTCTCTTCCTGACCATCGGGGGCTTATGGGGCTTCCTCCTTGGCCCCTCCACACGCAGCTCGGATACCTGCTGTTGAggtgggggtgaggcaggggactgggaaacATGGCTCTCGAGTCCGTTTCTCTCCCCGCCACCCAGCGGGGGATGGCAGCGCGAGCGTGGGGGCTGGAGCGGATTGGAGCCTTAGCTACTCTTCACGTCACAGCTCACAAATGACAGCGCGCTCGGAGCTCGGTGAGCCGGCGCATAAACGAGCCAGTTTCAGGGTCTTAGAATGGCCCGAGAATTATGTGTGTTCATTACTATTGGGAACATCGCTGTTAAAATCACATACGTGCTTTTGAAAACTTTGCCCATCGTGACAATTTGGGGTGAAATTTTGAATAATAAGCTAAGAACCTCCAATTTCCCCATTATTTTTAGCTTCTGCTTTTCCTTACTCTGGCATTGGGATGCTGTGTGACATTTTCCTATCTTTCAGATGAGGCTAATAATACTTCCTATATGGATTTTTAGGAATGACCCATTAATTTAGCAATATGTCTAAATGAATAAGTTAAATCTATACTATtatctaataattattttgttagtctgttgCAAGCCTGAGAAAGAAATATTCTAAATAGAAAGTTTGGGTGTCAGTCACAAATAATGTCAAATTAAAAGAAACAGGGGACatgttaaatttttaaaattgtaattcCTTCATCTCCTGCTTAGCTAAACAGATTTCTAATGGCTTTGTGGAAAATAGTTAATGAATTAAAAGGTTATTGTAATGTTTGATTATCCCCATAATAATTTATAATGTTATGTTTAATTAACACCATATGGCTTTACAAATATCTCAAAGTGCCTTTAAAAAAACTCATAATAGTCTTACGAGATGCTGTAAATAAGACCAGACCTCTGCTAGAAATGTTTACCATTATAATAAGGTGTAGGGGTGTGACTCTATGGCATTTTaatacaggttaaatctctctaatccagcacacttgAGACCTGACCGGTCTGAGAAGTTGTTGGACCACTGacggtcaatatagtctagcagcattaccaacacttctgctgcttactgggctcttagaatgtgtttggggtaaattacagctaaataacaggacaggaCCCTGAGAGCCAAAACTGGTggttgcaaacaaactttatgggaccagtggaaacttggccacacccatgataaggggtcatcTGGCAAACTTAAACTCATGCTGCATTACAGATTTTATTGGatgtgagagttctggattagagatgtttatgtagctgggagggaaggagtggggctgtaATCCAGGGAGTTGGAAATCAGTTCTGAGGTGCATTGGCTGAGCTGTATAGTAAAAGTTTGTTGTGCCTGTACGTGTGATGCTTATTTCAGACTGTAgtacaatctctctctctttcactagCACAGTGACCTTTTAAAGACATATTAGGGATTGGGACCATGTTTGGGGAGGACTTTTGcctatttccttttgttttttggcCATTGTGTTTTGAACTAAATTCCCTTGCAGAGCAGTGGGCTGGTTCAGAAGGAGGACTCTTTCTTTCTGTGTTGAGCGTTTCAGGAATTTCCTTCTTTacctagtaacagagaaggagctgtgttagtctatatattatcaaaacaaaaaagcagtcaagtagctctttaaagactaacaaaatcatttattaggtgagcttttgtgggacagacccacttcttcagaccataaccataccagaacacactcaatatttaaggcatagagaaccaaaacagtaatcaaagttgacaaatgagaaaaaaaattaaggtgagcaaattagagagcagaggggtgggggcggggggagggaagtcaagaattaggttaagccaagtatgccaaagagccccgataatgtcccagaaaatttgcatcctggctcaaaccacgtgttaatgtgtcgaatttgaatatgaaagagagttcagcagcttctctttgtaaagcagactggaaattcttcttcaataaaacgcagactcttaagtcattaacagagtggcccactccattaaaatgtagactaactggtttgtggatcaggagtgttttgatgtctgttttgtgcccattaactctttgagagagtttgaagcctgtcTAATATACTTTTTTACCTAATATTGGAATAAGGCATTTCTGGATATGTCATTTCTGGATTGACATGGCTTTTCCACTAGATGTCACTGTTTGAAGCAATTTATTCATCCTTGTAGATATGAAAGGGTTGGATCTGATTCAGTTATCTGCTGTAATCAGATTAGCTTTTATCCATGAAGGAAAAACATTTGTGGCAGAGATTCTGGGGATGGAGCCCTGTGGTCCCTTATAACCAGGACTGAAAATTAAGAATTTTCTGGAGTAACTTTTTGttaaattttcagaagcacctaaatGGCTTAGAAGCCTAACTTAAATTTTCCAGAGTGACTGAGGATCCTATTTCATTGAAAGGAATTGAGATGTACTCTCCAAATCTTAACAGTAGCAGCAACTGTAAGAGGTGAAAGGAAAAGCATTCCTGAAAAACAACCTGACTAAGAAGAAAAGTCAGTCTTCCTAATATCTAGAGAAACAGTGCTATGTAGTGGTTAGGATAGAAGACTGAGTTGAACGAAACTGGAGTTCTGTACCTTGCTCTGTTTACAGGCTTGCCAAATCATTTAAAGATGTCTTAGATTGCCCACCCATACAATAGGGATAATACACACCTACCTTAACAGAGGTGTCCTGAGGCTTAGTAAATGTGTATAGAGCACTTCACAGACTTCAGTTGCAAAGTACTATGCAAGAAGTGTTGTGTTATTCTGCCTTGTTAGTTGCCatgatggggtttatttttagtGAGAGATTAAGGGGTCACTTGACCGGCAGCAGTACATTTAGGTGAAGTAGAAACAAATGATTGCACATATCCATTCCATTAGAGAGAGCCTgagccagaaagagagagagagagagagccagaaTGAGATTGTAGCAGCTTTTGGAGCAGTACCTGTACCCTTTACTACCTTGTGCTGCTACATTTTTGATATAAAGATCTTGGCCACCCCACCCAGACtcttctcagttccttcttaccattGTGATTGGTAGTCAGAGCGCATCGACTTGCTGCTGCAGGTTTTCCCTTTGCAGGAAAATTGCCTTTTGTTCTGTGAATAGTA
The sequence above is a segment of the Carettochelys insculpta isolate YL-2023 chromosome 28, ASM3395843v1, whole genome shotgun sequence genome. Coding sequences within it:
- the KAT7 gene encoding histone acetyltransferase KAT7, with product MPRRKRNAGSSSDGTEDSDFSTDPEHTDSSESDGTSRRSARVTRSTARLSQSSQDSSPVRNPPSFGTEEPAYSTRRVTRSQQQPAPVTPKKYPLRQTRSSGSETEQVVDFSDRDTKNAVDHDESPPRTPTGNAPSSESDIDISSPNVSHDESIAKDMSMKDSGSDLSHRPKRRRFHESYNFNMKCPTPGCNSLGHLTGKHERHFSISGCPLYHNLSADECKVRAQSRDKQIEERMLSHRQDDNNRHATRHQAPTERQLRYKEKVAELRKKRNAGLTKEQKEKYMEHRQTYGNTREPLLENLTSEYDLELFRRAQARASEDLEKLRLQGQITEGSNMIKTIAFGRYELDTWYHSPYPEEYARLGRLYMCEFCLKYMKSQTILRRHMAKCVWKHPPGDEIYRKGSISVFEVDGKKNKIYCQNLCLLAKLFLDHKTLYYDVEPFLFYVMTEADNTGCHLIGYFSKEKNSFLNYNVSCILTMPQYMRQGYGKMLIDFSYLLSKVEEKVGSPERPLSDLGLISYRSYWKEVLLRYLHNFQGKEISIKEISQETAVNPVDIVSTLQALQMLKYWKGKHLVLKRQDLIDEWIAKEAKRSNTNKTMDPSCLKWTPPKGT